The Pseudomonas fluorescens genome includes a window with the following:
- a CDS encoding phosphotransferase family protein, producing the protein MAFTDQSTRVRDGEELDANLIDPYLKAHIPGLTGVPRISQFPGGASNLTYLLEYPEQEFVLRRPPFGHKAKSAHDMGREFRILNQLREAFPYCPKAYVHCTDESVMGAEFYVMERVKGIILRSDLPPELGFDAARTEALCKSFIDRLVELHRVDYNACGLADLGKPEGYVARQIRGWSDRYEKALTPDAPKWEAVKAWLNDKMPADHPTSSIVHNDYRFDNVILDPENPMQIIGVLDWELTTIGDPLMDLGNSLAYWIEADDPAPVQLMRRQPSHAPGMLTRREFVDYYAERAGIRIDNFDFYYTYGLFRLAGIVQQIYYRFFHGQTQDKRFAQFVQMNKLLEQMSLQVISKSTL; encoded by the coding sequence ATGGCGTTTACTGATCAGTCCACCCGCGTGCGCGACGGTGAAGAACTCGATGCCAACCTGATCGACCCGTACCTCAAGGCCCACATTCCCGGCCTGACCGGCGTGCCCCGGATCAGCCAGTTTCCCGGTGGCGCGTCGAACCTGACCTACCTGCTGGAATACCCCGAGCAGGAATTCGTCCTGCGCCGTCCGCCGTTCGGCCACAAGGCCAAGTCCGCCCACGACATGGGCCGCGAGTTCCGCATCCTCAATCAGTTGCGCGAGGCGTTCCCCTATTGCCCGAAGGCCTACGTGCACTGCACCGACGAATCAGTGATGGGCGCCGAGTTCTACGTGATGGAACGGGTCAAGGGCATCATCCTGCGCTCCGACCTGCCGCCGGAACTGGGTTTCGACGCCGCCCGCACCGAAGCGCTGTGCAAGAGCTTCATCGACCGGCTCGTCGAGCTGCACCGTGTCGACTACAACGCCTGCGGCCTGGCCGACCTGGGCAAGCCCGAAGGCTACGTGGCCCGACAGATCCGCGGCTGGAGCGACCGCTACGAAAAAGCCCTGACGCCCGATGCGCCGAAGTGGGAAGCGGTCAAGGCCTGGCTCAACGACAAGATGCCGGCCGACCACCCCACTTCAAGCATCGTCCACAACGACTACCGCTTCGACAACGTGATCCTCGACCCCGAGAACCCGATGCAGATCATCGGCGTGCTGGACTGGGAGCTGACCACGATCGGCGATCCGTTGATGGACCTGGGCAACAGCCTCGCTTACTGGATCGAGGCCGACGACCCGGCGCCGGTGCAACTGATGCGCCGCCAGCCCAGCCACGCGCCTGGCATGCTGACCCGCCGCGAGTTCGTCGATTACTACGCCGAGCGCGCCGGGATCCGCATCGACAACTTCGACTTCTATTACACCTACGGCCTGTTCCGCCTGGCCGGCATCGTCCAGCAGATCTACTACCGCTTCTTCCACGGCCAGACCCAGGACAAACGCTTCGCGCAGTTCGTTCAGATGAACAAGCTGCTGGAGCAGATGAGCCTGCAGGTCATCAGCAAATCCACGCTCTGA
- a CDS encoding DUF4280 domain-containing protein, which yields MGCPQVCGTATLQCSFGAAPAVLNVLPVNRLLTGGMPAANIMDHIPLVNITTFGMCMSLANPTVAAATAAALGVLTPMPCIPATAAPWIPGGAPTLLLGNMPAIDANSTLMCTWAGVIKIVVPGQVQMLIP from the coding sequence ATGGGATGCCCGCAAGTCTGTGGCACCGCGACCTTGCAATGCAGCTTCGGCGCTGCCCCGGCGGTGCTCAATGTGCTGCCGGTCAATCGCCTGCTGACCGGCGGGATGCCGGCGGCGAACATCATGGACCACATCCCGCTGGTGAACATCACCACGTTTGGCATGTGCATGAGCCTGGCGAACCCGACCGTGGCCGCCGCCACCGCGGCGGCACTCGGCGTGCTGACCCCCATGCCCTGCATCCCGGCCACCGCGGCGCCATGGATCCCTGGCGGCGCCCCGACCCTGTTGCTGGGCAACATGCCGGCCATCGATGCTAACAGCACCTTGATGTGTACCTGGGCCGGGGTGATCAAGATCGTGGTGCCAGGGCAGGTGCAGATGTTGATTCCCTGA
- a CDS encoding toxin-antitoxin system YwqK family antitoxin → MASKRLDVERGDSQLTGQLVDGQLDGPLQIEEAQRPQAKLNYSQGELQGTSTLYHPNGKVSAVLPFVKGKLQGVASFYAAEGGLQRQATYRRGLLHGEANNYFPDGQLAEAEVYRDGVRDGRYRRLHPNGNPAVEARYLNGQLLEPAQAYAEDGRPLDAEGKPISRVRWWFRRWNDPAQA, encoded by the coding sequence ATGGCCTCGAAGAGACTCGACGTGGAACGTGGCGACAGCCAACTGACCGGGCAACTGGTCGACGGCCAGCTCGACGGCCCGCTGCAGATCGAAGAAGCCCAACGCCCGCAAGCAAAACTCAACTACAGCCAAGGTGAACTGCAAGGCACCAGCACCCTGTATCACCCCAATGGCAAGGTCTCGGCAGTACTGCCGTTCGTGAAAGGCAAACTGCAAGGTGTGGCGAGCTTCTACGCGGCCGAAGGCGGGTTGCAACGCCAGGCCACGTATCGCCGCGGGTTGCTGCACGGCGAGGCGAACAACTACTTTCCCGACGGACAACTGGCCGAAGCCGAGGTCTATCGCGACGGCGTGCGCGACGGCCGCTATCGCCGCCTGCACCCCAACGGCAACCCGGCGGTCGAAGCGCGCTACCTCAACGGCCAACTGCTGGAACCAGCCCAGGCCTACGCCGAAGACGGCCGGCCGCTGGACGCCGAAGGCAAGCCAATCTCCCGGGTGCGCTGGTGGTTCAGGCGCTGGAATGATCCGGCGCAGGCATAA